The Acidobacteriota bacterium genomic sequence AACGAAGGCGGCTTCACTTATTATGCCGGCTATCCTTCCATTCTGTTCGTACTGGCGGAATTCATTGAACGATTTGACTACGCGATCAGCGCGCCGCCGAAAAAGATTTTTACCGGGGCAGAAAATTTGTATGAACATCACCGCCAATTGATTGCAAAAATCTTCAAAGCTGAGGTGACCGATGAGTATGGATTTTCGGAAGGCTGCGGCAATGCTTCGCGTTGTGAGCGAGACCGGTTTCATGAAGATTTTGAATTTGGCATCTTGGAATGTGGAGAACCTGAATTTTTAGACGAGAACACCAGACAGGGACGAATCATCGCCACAGGGTTTAGCAGTTATGGCATGCCATTTATTCGCTATGATGTCGGTGATGTGGGAACCTGGAAAATGGACAATTGCGCGTGTGGCAGATATTCCAACGCGCTGACGCAAATCAATGGACGAATCGAAGATTTTGTGATCACGCCCGAAGGTTCGCGGATTTTGCGCTTCGACTATATTTTTAAAGACACCCAACAGGTTTGTGACGCTCAGGTCGTGCAAAAAGAGTCAGGCGGTGTGGTGTTGCGAATTGTCCGGCGTCCGGCGTATTCGCAACGTGACGAAGCGCATTTAAGAGATGCGATGCGCGAAAAAATCAGCCCGACCTTGTTGGTGGAATTTGAGTATGTCGAAGAAATCGAACGTGAAAGCAATGGCAAAATTCGTGCGGTTAAATCGTTTCTTAAACCTGAAATCGTCAATGCGAAATCCATACTTTCATAACCTTGAATGTTTGGATTAAGGCGTTAAAACCGGTGATGAAAAAAATCCAACAGTTCAATCACCTCTGGCGACACTTCGGTACGGATTGGCTGGCTTTTCGCCTGGCTTATGCAACGCGACTGAAAATCGGGGCGCTGCGCAGGAAATTACCGGCGACCCATTGGCATGAACAACCGCTCAGTAAGTTTTTAAGTGATGTAAAGCTTGCTGACCCCGAAGGCTATTTCGAGTATCGGCGTTTGCGCGCGCCCGGATTTTTTTTCGACTGCGAAAATCGTCAGGCTTTTCAATCACACTTTGCCGGTTGGGATAGCGCAGCAGTGATTACCCCGCTTGAACTGAGTGCGCGACTTGAGCGTGGTGAGTTGCGATATTTTGAACACACCTTCGCGGCAGCGGGTTTTCCCCCCGATTGGCACCGCAATCCATTTACCGGGCAACGCGCGCCGGTCGATTTACATTGGAGCGCGATTGGTGATTTTGATTACGGCGACATCAAAATCATCTGGGAGCCTTCGCGGTTTGCATTCGCTTACCCATTGACGCGGAGTTACTGGCGAACCGGTGATGACGTCCACGCCGAACGGTTCTGGCAAGCCTTTGAAGACTGGCGCGCTCACAACCCGCCGCAACTTGGGGTCAACTGGAAATGTGGACAAGAGACCGCCTTTCGCGTGATGGCATGGTGCTTTGCGCTCTACGGTTTGTTTGACGCGCCCGCAACGACTGCGAGTCGAGTAGCCCAACTCGCGCAGGCGATTGCCGTGTCGGGCGAACGCATCGCCGCGAATCTCGATTACGCGCTCAGTCAAAAAAATAATCACGGCATCAGCGAAGCCGTTGGCATCTTTACCATTGGCACCCTGTTTCCCGAATTTCGTGAAGCCGCAAGCTGGCAAGCCAAGGGACGCGAGGTGCTCGAATCGCAGGCTCGCGAATTGATTTATGAAGACGGCGCGTTTTCGCAACACTCGCTAAATTATGAGCGTCTGATGCTGCACGATTATTTGTGGGCGGTGCGACTTGGCGAAATTATAGGTGCGCCATTTAGCGATGAGTTGCAAACCAAACTTTGCGCGGCGACAAATTTTCTCTATCAACTTCAGGACGAAACGACCGGGCGATTGCCGAATTATGGACATAACGATGGCGCGCTCGTTTTGCCTTTGAACAACTCAGACTATCAGGATTTTCGCCCGCTGATTCAGGCGATGAATTATTTAACGGAAAAGACGCGCTGTTATGAAAGCGGCGCGTGGGATGAAGATTTGCTCTGGCTGTTTGGCGAGGATGCGCTCAAGTCGCCGGTTCGACAAAAGACCCGCGAAGATTTGCAAGCCGCGCACAGCGGTTATTACACCTTGCGTGCTCAGGAAAGTTTCGTCTTTACAGGTTGCGGCGAATTCGCGCATCGCCCGGCGCAAGCCGATTTATTGCATATGGATTTATGGTGGCGCGGGCAAAACATCGCTATGGATGCAGGCACATTCAGCTACCATGCGCCCTTGCCGTGGGATAACGCGCTTGCCCATACGGCATTTCATAACACCGTGACGGTTGACGGATTTGATCAGATGAACCGCGCCGGAAAATTTTTGTGGTTGCCGTGGGCGCGCGGCAAATGTTTGCACAGGTGTCGTTCACAGGCTGAACATCTAGCCTGTTTTGAAGGCACACATAACGGGTTTGAACGACTGGCTTCACCCGTTGGTTATCGCAGAGCCATTGCGCAACTCGGCGAGTGTTGGCTGGTAGTTGATGAACTCACTGCCGCAACTGACCATCAATATCGCCTGCATTGGTTGCTTGCCGATGCGCCTTATGAATGGAATGAACAAGCGAAAGTGATGAAACTGGCTACAGCGGCGGGTGATTATTATTTGTACCTGCTGACGCTTGAGGGCAACGCCGAGGTTTCGATGGTCAGAGCCGATGAACGCAGCGCGCGCGGTTGGTGCGCGCCTTATTACAACGACCGCCAGGCGGCGCTTTCGGTTGCGCTCACCACCTGCGCAAAAACCGTGCGTTGGCTTTCATTTTTTAGTCCTGAGCCATGTTCACTGGAAAACGATGAATCAACTTTACGGGTGCAAAGCGATAACTTTCAGGCGACAGTGAACTGGCAAACCGCTGAACGAGAAAATAATTTTCGCAAACCGCTGATTGCAACACTGACGATTCACGGTGCGCTCAAAGACCGATTGGAGATCGGTTGATGCAGGTACTCTTGATTCATCAATCGTTCGCTTTGCCCAGAGATGCCGGTGGGACGCGCCATTTTGAACTGTTCGGTAAAGCGATACAACATGGGCATCGTTTTACCGTGATCACCAGTGACATCAGTTATCTCACGGCGAGCCGCCAACTCGCATACCCCAAAGATGAAACCGTTGCCGGTATTCGCGTGTTGCGGGTTTTTACTTATCGCGCGCGGCGAAATTTTATCGGGCGACTTTTCGGGTTTATCAGTTTTGCGTTATCGGCTTTTGCGCGGGGGCTTGCGGTCGGCGATGTCGATGTGGTGATGGGAACTTCGCCGCCGATATTCCAGGCGGCTTCGGCGTGGTTGATTGCTGCGCTGCGTCGCCGTCCGTTTTTACTGGAGATTCGCGACCTGTGGCCCGAGTTCATTATCAACATGGGCAAGCTCAAAAATCCGCTGGCGATTCGACTTTCCAGATGGCTGGAAAAGTTTTTGTATCAACGCGCCACCCATTTGCTGGTCAATTCTCCGGCATACGTTGATTATCTAATCAACAAAGGCGTTGCGTCTGAAAAAATCACTTTGATTCCGAACGGTGTTGACCCGGCGATGTTCGACCCGAAAACCGATGGTCGAGAGATTCGTTCTCAGTTTGGTCTTGATGGAAAATTTGTCATCGTTTATGCAGGAGCCATCAGCCTGGCAAATGATGTGGGTTTATTGCTCGATGCCGCAGCGCGACTCGACGATGATGGGCGTATCAGGTTTTTAATTGTCGGCGATGGCAATGAACGCGAACGTCTGGAACAGTCTGTAAGCCAACGACAGTTGAAAAATGTGATTTTTACGGGCGCGAAACCGAAACAGGAAATGGCTGATTTCCTGGCGAGCGCCGATGCTTGCGTTGCGGTGTTGCAAAACATCGAAATGTTTCGCCTGACCTATCCGAACAAAGTATTTGATTATCTTGCCGCCGGTCGTCCGGTTTTACTGGCGATTGATGGCGTCATTCGTGAAGTCGTCGAAACCGCGCAGGCAGGAATTTTTATAAAGCCCGGCAATGCCGAGGCGCTTGCCGACGCCGCGCGTTTCCTGTGCGAACATGAAAGCGAGCGCCAGGCGATGGGCGAACGCGGTCGCGCCTATGTTGAAAAATATTTCAATCGCGATGACCAGGGTCGCGCCTTCATTGATTTGATTGAAAAAGTCAGCAGAAAAAATTGAGCAGAAAACCGGTTGTTTATGCCGAAAGCCTTAAAATCAACCCGCACCTTTTATCAACGAAGCGGCAAACGGTTGTTTGATTTGCTGCTAATGGTAATCGCTTTGCCGGTTGTATTGCCGCTTGCGTGCATCACCGCGCTGATGGTTCGTTGGCGACTCGGTGCGCCGGTGTTATTTAAACAACAACGACTGGGATTTAATGGGCATAGTTTTCAGATTTGCAAATTCCGCACGATGACTGATACGCGAGATGAGGCGGGAAATTTATTGCCCGATAGCGAACGCCTCACCCCGTTTGGAAAATTTTTGCGCGCCGCGAGCCTCGATGAATTGCCCGAATTGCTTAACGTTTTAAGCGGCGAGATGAGTCTGGTGGGACCGCGCCCGCTGCACGCCCATTATCGCGAGCGATACAGCGCAAAACAGTTTCGCCGCCATGAGGTGTTGCCGGGTGTCACCGGCTGGGCGCAAATCAACGGGCGCAATGCGCTCGACTGGGAACAGAAATTTGCGCTCGATGTGTGGTATGTTGACCGGCAAACTTTCGCGCTGGATGTTAAAATCCTCGCGCTGACCGCGTGGAAAATTCTGAAGCGCGAAGGCATTAATCAGGCGGGGCAGGCGACCGCACAGGAATTCACAGGAAGTTTGCACAAAAAGGCTTGAGCAAATTGCAACGCATCGTCATCATCGGCGCAGGTGGACACGGGCGCGAAGTCGCAGATATTTTGCGCCATCAATCACAAATTCAAGGGCAGATTGACATCGTCGGATTCATTGACGATAACCCGGCGCTTCGCGGGCAACTGCTCGACGGTGTGCCTGTGCTTGGCGACTGGACGTGGTTTGAGGGCGTCGGTCGCCGGGACTTCGCGGTCATCACTGCCGTGGGCAATCCGCTAATTAATCAACAACTGGTTGAACGCGCGCACCAACTTGAATTAAAGTTCGTGAGTGCGATTTCACCTCTTGCGCACCTCTCTTCGTTTGCGCGACTCGGCGAAGGAGTAACCATCTTTCCTCACGCCGTGGTCAATACCAACGCCTTCATTGCGAGCCATGTGATTTTGAACATCGGCGTAAGCGTCAGTCATGACACCCAGGTCGGACGTTATACGAATATCAATCCCGGCGCGCATCTGGCGGGCAATGTGACGGTCGGTGAAGGTTGTTACATCGGCATGGGCGCAAACATCATTCAGGGGCGAACCATCGGCGATTGGTCTATCGTCGGCGCGGGCGCAACCGTAATTGCGGATTTGCCTGAGCGCGTCACCGCCGTCGGCGTCCCTGCGCGAATCATTAAAACCAGAGAAATCGAATCATGAATCATCCGGCTATACTCGGAAATACACCAATCTTTACTGACAAAATTCACATCGTGCGCCCGGACTTACCGGCGTTTAGCGATTTAGCCGCTGACGCGCAGGATATTTTAGCGAACGGCATGGTCACCAAAGGCAAATATCTGCGCGCTTTTGAAGAGGCGGTTGCAGAGCATCTCGGCGCGCGTCACGCGATTGCGGTTTCCAGTTGCACGACGGGCTTGATGCTCACATACCGCTGTTTGAATTTAACCGGCGAGGCGGTGGTTCCGAGCTTTACGTTTATGGCAACCGTGAGCGCGCTTATCTGGGCAGGGCTTCGTCCGGTTTACGCCGATGTTGATTTCGATACCACGAATCTCAATGTCGCTGCCGCTGAAGCCGCTATCACCCCTGAAACCACGGCGATTGTTGCTGTGCATAATTTCGGCAACCCCGCAGACATTGATGAGTTGCAAGCCTTAGCCGATAGCCGCGACCTCAAACTGATCTTCGATGCGGCGCATGGCTTCGGCGCGCTTTATCGAGGCAAGCCTGTAGGCGCTGAGGGCAACGCGCAGGTCTACAGCCTCAGTCCGACGAAACTCGTGATTGCCGGTGAAGGCGGCATCGTCGCCACCAATGATGATGAACTTGCCGAAAAAATTCGCTGGGGGCGCGAATATGGCAACAGCGGAAATTATGACAGCGCCTTTGCGGGCATCAATGCGCGAATGCCGGAATTCAACGCCTTGATGGGACTGCATAGTTTGCGACGACTTGAAACCGGAGCGCGGCGACGCAATGAACTCGTTGAACTTTACCGGGAACAGCTTGGCGCGTTGCCCGGCGTCGGTTTTCAAACGGTGCGTCCCGGCAATCGTCATTCATATAAAGATTTTTCCATCACCATCGACCCGCAGGCTTTCGGCATGAATCGCGATGAACTGGCAGCGGCGCTTGCTGCTGAAAATATTGATTCGCGTAAATATTATGAACCGCCGGTTCATCGGCAAACCGCATACGCGCAATTTGCGACAAATCAGACGGTGTTGGATAATACCGAAACCCTCTCCGGGCAAAGTCTGAGTTTACCCATCTGGTCGAATATGGATGCGACAACGGCGCTGAAAATTTCTCATGCCGTTCAACGTATTCAGGATTTCGCCGGAGAAGTAAAACAGGCGATTCATCAATCAACCAACCGGCAGGCAAGGTAACCGAGCCAAGGGTAACAAGGAGTAATCAATTGTCCGATAGACATTCAAAATTACTGGCACCGGAAATTTTATTGCGGGTAATCGCGGACATCTTGATGCTCAATTTGTGTGTGGTCACGGCGCTGGTCATCCGATTTTTTTATACACTGCTATTTGAGCCGCTTGCCGATGTCACTTACGAAGCGTATTTCTGGTATTTGCTTGGCAGATATGGACACATCGCCTGGTTGCTGACCACGATTTGCATTCTGATTTTTGCGTTGAGCGGTTTTTATACTTATGGTCGCGCCTATCAGGGACGTTATAAAGCGCTGGTGGTGACCCAGGCAGTCAGTCTGGTCTATTTGATTTTCGGTTTCCTTTCTTATTTTTTAGGCGGCGCGCTCTACATTGCGCGCGGCGCGTTGGTGATTGCCTGGGCAATCAGCGTTCCGGTTTTTGTCTTTTCGCGAATCTGGTCATGGCTTTGGGTCAATGTCGTGAAAGCGCGCCCCGCCGTTGAGCAGCCGAACAAAGAGGTGCGGCGCGTTCTGGTGATTGGCGGCGCAGGTTATATAGGCTCTGGGTTATTGCCGAAACTATTAGATAAGGGCTATCAGGTTCGATTGCTCGATTTGCTGATTTACGGCACCGAAACCATCGACGATTTACTGAAATATCCGAACCTCGAAGTTCTGCAAGCCGACTTTCGCCAGGTAGACAAAGTCGTCGAAGCCATGCGCGGCGTTGATGCAGTGATTCATCTTGGCGCGATTGTCGGCGACCCGGCTTGCGCGCTTGACGAAGAACTCACCATCGAAGTCAATTTGATGGCGACGCGCATGATTGCCGAAGTGGCGAAAGGCAGCGGCGTCTCTCGATTCATTTTCGCGAGTACCTGTTCGGTGTATGGCGCAAATGAAATTCTGTTGGACGAACGCTCGGCTCTGCATCCGGTGTCGATTTATGCGCGCAGCAAAATTGCCTCCGAACGGGTGTTGATGAGTATGGCGAGCACCGAATTTGCGCCGACGATGTTGCGTTTCGGCACGATTTACGGATTATCGGGTCGCACCCGCTTCGATTTAGTTGTCAACCTGCTTACCGCAAAAGCCTTGAAAGAAGGCGAAATCACTATTTTCGGCGGCAATCAATGGCGACCGTTCGTGCATGTCGATGACGCGGCGCTTGCGGTGTTAAATGTCCTGGAAGCGCCGGTCGGATTGGTCGGTAAAGAGATTTTCAATGTCGGCAGTGACGAGCAGAACTACACCATTCGCCAGGTCGGCGAAATGATTAAACAAATGGTGCCCTCGGCGCGACTCGTCAGCAAAGGTGAAGACGCAGACAAACGCGATTACAAAGTCAGTTTCGCCAAAATCAATCGCATCCTCGCTTTCAAACCGCAATGGACTTTGGCGCAAGGCATCGAACAGGTGATTGACGCCATGCAAAGCGGTAAGGTGATTGATTATCAGGATGCGCGTTACAGCAACGTGAAATTCCTGAGCGATGAAGCCAATTCACACCTCGTGCGCGGTTATCATCGCTGGGCGCACGATTTGATTAACCAGGAGACGCCTGAAGTTTTAGTCGCCGGCAAAGATTTATAGAAAGTTATTTCAGAATGAAAACTCCCGATGTCATCATCATCGGCGGTGGCATCGTTGGACTCGCAACCGCTTATCAACTCCTGCAACAATACCCTGACAAATCCCTTCTCCTGCTCGAAAAAGAAAATAGTTTAGCGGCGCATCAAACCGGCAATAATTCCGGCGTGTTGCATTCGGGAATTTATTACAAACCCGGTTCGCTGCGCGCCCGGTTGTGCCGCACAGGGAAACGGGCGCTCGAAAATTTCTGCGCAGCCGAAGGCGTGGCATTCGACATTTGCGGGAAGGTGATTGTGGCGATTGACGAAGACGAAGCCGCGCGTTTGCAGGGGCTTTACAAACGCGGCATTGAAAATCAAATCAACTGCGCCTTGATTGACCGCGCGCAACTGGCAGAAATCGAACCACACGCGGCAGGGATAAAAGCCATTCACATTCCCGAAACCGGCATCGTTGATTACCGGCAGGCGTGCGAGCGTTTAGGATTTCGCATTCGAGAACGCGGCGGCGAAATCAAATTCGGCGCGAAGGTCACTGCTATTTGTGAAACCAAAGATGAAGTTACAGTGAGCACTACCGCAGGCGATTTCACTTCGCGATATGTGATTAACTGCGCGGGATTGTTTTCGGATAGAGTGACGAAACTTGCGGGCGCAAAAACGCAAGTCAAAATCGTGCCGTTTCGCGGCGAGTATTATCTATTCAAACCCGAAGCCGAATATCTTTGTCGCGGATTGATTTACCCGGTGCCCGACCCGCGCTTTCCGTTTCTCGGCGTGCATTTCACGCGATTGGTTAATGATGGGGTTGAATGCGGGCCAAACGCCGTGTTGGCGTTTGCCCGCGAAGGCTATCGCAAAACCGATGTCAATCTGCGCGACCTGTTTGAAACCTTGACCTATTCGGGATTTTTGAAACTGGCGCGAAAGCATTGGCGTGTTGGCGCGGGCGAGATGTGGCGGTCGATGAGCAAAGCGGCGTTCGCGCGCGCTCTGCAACGGTTGTTGCCTGAAATTAAAGCGGAACTCCTTGACACCGCGCCTGCAGGGGTTCGCGCTATGGCGATTGAACCAACGGGCGCGATGATGGATGATTTTGCTTTTCAGGAATCACGGCGCATTTTAAATGTCATCAACGCGCCGTCACCAGCGGCAACCGCATCCTTGAGCATTGGTGAACTGGTTGTCGAAAAACTCGCCACGCATTTTTAAGATTGCCATAAATTTTATAACGGCTTTGTTTTTTCTTGCGGTTGTACAAGTGGTCTTTGACCGCGCAATTCGTGAATTAGGTGAATAACATTCGACAGGCAAATGTAACTGCACTGCGTTCCTCTGCGAAAACCTGTGCGACCTCTGCGGTTAATTTGCATAAAAAAGCAACCGCTGAGGGCACAGCGGAAAGCGCAGAGGAGATTCAAAGTCCGAATGAATTGCGCATTTGAAAATTGCTCACGAAAGATAATCATTTCGCGGGTTGTTGTTGCGTCAGGCAATGCAAGGTGCCGAGTCCCCACACCAAATCGACGGCGTGAATCCCTATGATTTTTCTATCGGGAAAAAGTTCCGCAAGTATCCCTAACGCACGACGGTCGTTTTCGTCGTTAAAGGTCGGAACTAAAACCGCCGCATTCGAGATATAAAAATTGGCGTAACTTGCCGGAAGTCTACGACCCTCGAAATAAAGCGGCGCGGGCATTGGAAGTTCTACAATATTGAGCTTCGCGCCATTTTCCAATCGCATAGTTTTTAACCGCTCGAAATTCTCTTCCATCACCGCGTAGTTATAATCCGTCGGATTTTTCTCGCGCACGCAAACGACCGTGTCGGCATTTACAAAGCGGCAAATGTCATCGACGTGTCCGTGGGTGTCGTCGCCTTCAATGCCTTTCCCCAACCACAAAATATTGCTTACGCCTAAATAAACTTTCATCGCCGCTTCGGTTTCTGCTTTACTCAAACTCGGATTGCGCGCTTGCGCGATTTTATCGAGTAAACACTCTTCGGTAGTAAGCAGCGTGCCGCGCCCGTTGACATCAACCGCCCCGCCTTCCAGAACAAAATCAGTGTCATTGAATTTCGCGTGAAAGATTTTTAAGTTGAGGGCATCGGCGGCAAGTTCCGCGATGCGATTGTCTTTTTGATAATCTAAGTATTTCGCCCACGCATTGAATTTGAATTTGCTGACGGCAATTTCGGCGCGTCTGTTCAATTGGCGTTTAACGAAAAGGGGACCGAAATCCCGCGTCCAGCCGCGATTTGACGGAAAGCGGAAAAATTCGATACGCGAAAAATCCGCGCCGACCTTTTCGAGGATGCGCCGCGCCAATGCTTCGTGTTTGGCATCGTTGACGATGATGCGGACTTGTTCATCGATTGCGAGTTTGCGGGTGATTTCGCCATAAACCCAGTAAATCGGGGTGATTTTTCCGGGCCAGTCGGTGCGGTTATGCGGAAAGCCAATCCACGTCGCTTCGTGGCGTTGCCATTCGGCGGGCATTTGAAAGCCCTTAGCTGCGGGGGTGTTTTTTGAGTTTGTCATTTTTTGATTAAACCACAGAGGCACTGAGACACAGAGAAAACAAAAGATAAAAGAGAACTGCGAGTTGTGAGAAGCGTTTCTCTTTTTTGTTTTTTCGTCTCTGTGTCTCAGTGCCTCTGTGGTGGAAAATTATTCATCAAGAAAGCGGCGGTCAATGCCGACGTAAGCATCGATGCGGCGGTCGCGCAAAAAGGGCCAGTTTCGCCGCACGTCTTCCATTCGCGCTATATCAATCTCGCCAATCAAAATCTCTTCTTTGTCGATTGACCCTTCGGCAATGACCACGCCGAACGGGTCGCATAA encodes the following:
- a CDS encoding DegT/DnrJ/EryC1/StrS family aminotransferase, which codes for MNHPAILGNTPIFTDKIHIVRPDLPAFSDLAADAQDILANGMVTKGKYLRAFEEAVAEHLGARHAIAVSSCTTGLMLTYRCLNLTGEAVVPSFTFMATVSALIWAGLRPVYADVDFDTTNLNVAAAEAAITPETTAIVAVHNFGNPADIDELQALADSRDLKLIFDAAHGFGALYRGKPVGAEGNAQVYSLSPTKLVIAGEGGIVATNDDELAEKIRWGREYGNSGNYDSAFAGINARMPEFNALMGLHSLRRLETGARRRNELVELYREQLGALPGVGFQTVRPGNRHSYKDFSITIDPQAFGMNRDELAAALAAENIDSRKYYEPPVHRQTAYAQFATNQTVLDNTETLSGQSLSLPIWSNMDATTALKISHAVQRIQDFAGEVKQAIHQSTNRQAR
- a CDS encoding sugar transferase; the encoded protein is MPKALKSTRTFYQRSGKRLFDLLLMVIALPVVLPLACITALMVRWRLGAPVLFKQQRLGFNGHSFQICKFRTMTDTRDEAGNLLPDSERLTPFGKFLRAASLDELPELLNVLSGEMSLVGPRPLHAHYRERYSAKQFRRHEVLPGVTGWAQINGRNALDWEQKFALDVWYVDRQTFALDVKILALTAWKILKREGINQAGQATAQEFTGSLHKKA
- a CDS encoding phenylacetate--CoA ligase family protein, which gives rise to MTAHWQEKLYSTLPISLQNLACTIEGKRQRKLRFGGEFEKLLEWLEQSQWWSAKQIRVYQEAELQKLIHHAYHTTPFYRRRFDEHKLKPADIKTLADLQKLPLLTKEDVRNHFREMVSSEFNSKEMKLCQTSGTTGKSLKFYQEPRAIQFRWAVWWRHRQRFGVKFDSPYATFTGLAAVPLAQNQPPFWRENRALHQTIFTMHHLTPGKIETIVERLNEGGFTYYAGYPSILFVLAEFIERFDYAISAPPKKIFTGAENLYEHHRQLIAKIFKAEVTDEYGFSEGCGNASRCERDRFHEDFEFGILECGEPEFLDENTRQGRIIATGFSSYGMPFIRYDVGDVGTWKMDNCACGRYSNALTQINGRIEDFVITPEGSRILRFDYIFKDTQQVCDAQVVQKESGGVVLRIVRRPAYSQRDEAHLRDAMREKISPTLLVEFEYVEEIERESNGKIRAVKSFLKPEIVNAKSILS
- a CDS encoding alginate lyase family protein, whose translation is MKKIQQFNHLWRHFGTDWLAFRLAYATRLKIGALRRKLPATHWHEQPLSKFLSDVKLADPEGYFEYRRLRAPGFFFDCENRQAFQSHFAGWDSAAVITPLELSARLERGELRYFEHTFAAAGFPPDWHRNPFTGQRAPVDLHWSAIGDFDYGDIKIIWEPSRFAFAYPLTRSYWRTGDDVHAERFWQAFEDWRAHNPPQLGVNWKCGQETAFRVMAWCFALYGLFDAPATTASRVAQLAQAIAVSGERIAANLDYALSQKNNHGISEAVGIFTIGTLFPEFREAASWQAKGREVLESQARELIYEDGAFSQHSLNYERLMLHDYLWAVRLGEIIGAPFSDELQTKLCAATNFLYQLQDETTGRLPNYGHNDGALVLPLNNSDYQDFRPLIQAMNYLTEKTRCYESGAWDEDLLWLFGEDALKSPVRQKTREDLQAAHSGYYTLRAQESFVFTGCGEFAHRPAQADLLHMDLWWRGQNIAMDAGTFSYHAPLPWDNALAHTAFHNTVTVDGFDQMNRAGKFLWLPWARGKCLHRCRSQAEHLACFEGTHNGFERLASPVGYRRAIAQLGECWLVVDELTAATDHQYRLHWLLADAPYEWNEQAKVMKLATAAGDYYLYLLTLEGNAEVSMVRADERSARGWCAPYYNDRQAALSVALTTCAKTVRWLSFFSPEPCSLENDESTLRVQSDNFQATVNWQTAERENNFRKPLIATLTIHGALKDRLEIG
- a CDS encoding agmatine deiminase family protein, with protein sequence MTNSKNTPAAKGFQMPAEWQRHEATWIGFPHNRTDWPGKITPIYWVYGEITRKLAIDEQVRIIVNDAKHEALARRILEKVGADFSRIEFFRFPSNRGWTRDFGPLFVKRQLNRRAEIAVSKFKFNAWAKYLDYQKDNRIAELAADALNLKIFHAKFNDTDFVLEGGAVDVNGRGTLLTTEECLLDKIAQARNPSLSKAETEAAMKVYLGVSNILWLGKGIEGDDTHGHVDDICRFVNADTVVCVREKNPTDYNYAVMEENFERLKTMRLENGAKLNIVELPMPAPLYFEGRRLPASYANFYISNAAVLVPTFNDENDRRALGILAELFPDRKIIGIHAVDLVWGLGTLHCLTQQQPAK
- a CDS encoding glycosyltransferase family 4 protein — protein: MQVLLIHQSFALPRDAGGTRHFELFGKAIQHGHRFTVITSDISYLTASRQLAYPKDETVAGIRVLRVFTYRARRNFIGRLFGFISFALSAFARGLAVGDVDVVMGTSPPIFQAASAWLIAALRRRPFLLEIRDLWPEFIINMGKLKNPLAIRLSRWLEKFLYQRATHLLVNSPAYVDYLINKGVASEKITLIPNGVDPAMFDPKTDGREIRSQFGLDGKFVIVYAGAISLANDVGLLLDAAARLDDDGRIRFLIVGDGNERERLEQSVSQRQLKNVIFTGAKPKQEMADFLASADACVAVLQNIEMFRLTYPNKVFDYLAAGRPVLLAIDGVIREVVETAQAGIFIKPGNAEALADAARFLCEHESERQAMGERGRAYVEKYFNRDDQGRAFIDLIEKVSRKN
- a CDS encoding acetyltransferase; protein product: MSKLQRIVIIGAGGHGREVADILRHQSQIQGQIDIVGFIDDNPALRGQLLDGVPVLGDWTWFEGVGRRDFAVITAVGNPLINQQLVERAHQLELKFVSAISPLAHLSSFARLGEGVTIFPHAVVNTNAFIASHVILNIGVSVSHDTQVGRYTNINPGAHLAGNVTVGEGCYIGMGANIIQGRTIGDWSIVGAGATVIADLPERVTAVGVPARIIKTREIES
- a CDS encoding NAD(P)-dependent oxidoreductase, which translates into the protein MSDRHSKLLAPEILLRVIADILMLNLCVVTALVIRFFYTLLFEPLADVTYEAYFWYLLGRYGHIAWLLTTICILIFALSGFYTYGRAYQGRYKALVVTQAVSLVYLIFGFLSYFLGGALYIARGALVIAWAISVPVFVFSRIWSWLWVNVVKARPAVEQPNKEVRRVLVIGGAGYIGSGLLPKLLDKGYQVRLLDLLIYGTETIDDLLKYPNLEVLQADFRQVDKVVEAMRGVDAVIHLGAIVGDPACALDEELTIEVNLMATRMIAEVAKGSGVSRFIFASTCSVYGANEILLDERSALHPVSIYARSKIASERVLMSMASTEFAPTMLRFGTIYGLSGRTRFDLVVNLLTAKALKEGEITIFGGNQWRPFVHVDDAALAVLNVLEAPVGLVGKEIFNVGSDEQNYTIRQVGEMIKQMVPSARLVSKGEDADKRDYKVSFAKINRILAFKPQWTLAQGIEQVIDAMQSGKVIDYQDARYSNVKFLSDEANSHLVRGYHRWAHDLINQETPEVLVAGKDL
- the lhgO gene encoding L-2-hydroxyglutarate oxidase, whose amino-acid sequence is MKTPDVIIIGGGIVGLATAYQLLQQYPDKSLLLLEKENSLAAHQTGNNSGVLHSGIYYKPGSLRARLCRTGKRALENFCAAEGVAFDICGKVIVAIDEDEAARLQGLYKRGIENQINCALIDRAQLAEIEPHAAGIKAIHIPETGIVDYRQACERLGFRIRERGGEIKFGAKVTAICETKDEVTVSTTAGDFTSRYVINCAGLFSDRVTKLAGAKTQVKIVPFRGEYYLFKPEAEYLCRGLIYPVPDPRFPFLGVHFTRLVNDGVECGPNAVLAFAREGYRKTDVNLRDLFETLTYSGFLKLARKHWRVGAGEMWRSMSKAAFARALQRLLPEIKAELLDTAPAGVRAMAIEPTGAMMDDFAFQESRRILNVINAPSPAATASLSIGELVVEKLATHF